In the genome of Clostridia bacterium, the window TCTGAGGGAACTCGTGGACCTGGCGGCTATCAAGAAATCCGGGCTGCACGTTTGCTTCGATCCGATGTGGGGTGCTGCGCGCGGATACAGTGATGAAATCCTGCGCGGCGCAGGCGTGCAAGTCTCAACCGTTCACGATTCTCGGGACGTGCTGTTCGGCGGACATGCACCCGAGCCGGATGACCATCTGCTGACCGACCTTCGGGCAAAGATGCGCGAGACCGGCTCGCTTATCGGCATTGCTACGGATGGCGACGCCGACCGCTTTGGCATTGTAGATGCTGATGGAACGTTTTTGCAGCCGAACTATGTAATCGCGCTGCTGTTCGATTACCTGGCTGAGAGCCGTGGTTGGAAGAACGGCGTGGCAAAGTCGGTGGCGACAACAAACCTGGTGAATGCATTGGCGGAGCACCACGGTGTGCCGTTGTACGAAACGCCGGTTGGCTTCAAGTACATTGGCGAGCTGATTAAGGAAGACAAAATTGCTATTGGGGGCGAGGAGAGCGCGGGGCTTTCCATCCGGCATCACGTTCCGGAAAAGGATGGCGTCATCGCCGGATTGCTTTGCTGCGAAATGGTTGCGAAGCGTGGCAAGTCGATGGGCGAGTTGCTGCGCGAACTGTTTGCCAAAGTTGGTTCCTTCTATCCATTGCGCGAGAACTTCCGCTTGACGCCAGAGGTGAAAGAGAAGTTCACTGTGAAGTTGGGTCAAGAGCCAAGAAACTTCGCGGGACAGAAGGTTTCGCAGGTGGTCCGCACGGACGGACTTAAACTGGTGCTCGACGATGGCTCATGGGTCTGCTACCGGTTGAGCGGAACGGAACCAGTGGTGCGCGTCTATACGGAAGCGCGCAGTGAAGGCGACTTGCAGAAGCTGAGTGCGGACGCCAAGCAGTGGGTGATGGAATAGTGAATTCAGGGCTGAAGATGCAGAAGCTGCAAGACTTGTTGAAGGCAGTGCACGGCTGGCGTCGCCGACTTGCGACGATGGCGGTGTTGCTGCTGGCTGGAATGCTGGGATTCCACGTACTGTTCGGCGCGAACGGCTGGGTAGTCTTCCGCCAAAAGGTGCGGGAACACGAGAGTTTGCAGAAGGAAGTGCGCCAGGTGCAGTTGGAAAATGAGCGCCTGGAGACGCAGATCAAGAACCTGAAAACCGATCCGAATACGATCGAGAAGGAAGCGCGCGAACAGTTGAAATACGCGCGGCCCGGCGAGGTTGTGTACGTCATGCCGGAGCGCAAAGAGAAGCCAGTAACCGCAACGGCGGAGAAGCACTAAGGACTGTTGTGATTCGCACGTAAGGGCGCCGCATAGGCGCCTTTTCCTATTTGACTCGCGAATGCTCAGTCCGCTGCTATTGGTTCCGGGGCGGCGATCAAGGTGTTAACGGGGGTCGCGTGCGCGGTGCTCTTGGGTTTCGGGGCAAAGAAGCGATGCTTCAGCGCCAGGATCGGGCGTTCAAAACCGTACCAGAGCAGCGTTGCAGCTGAGATAGAGAGCACGAGGCGAACGACGACGATGGCCAGATTCCCCAACGCGCCGTACTGTTCCATGCGCGCGTCGAAAGCGCCGATCACTACGAAGACCAGAATGTGCGTCATATAAAGTCCGTAGCTGATGGTGCCGAGAAACTTGAGCGGACGCAGCTTCAAGAAGCTGCCGTAGGCATTTGGCGATCGATTCGCGGCAATGGCCGTCAGCAGCATCCCTCCAAAACCTATCGCAAGGAACGAGTCCGTGAGCGCCCATCCGTGGAAGAGCATGATGATGGCGCCGATCACGCCCAACGCAAGCGCAACGCGGGCAATGGTGCGCCAAGTCGATTCGGACAGGCGCGCAGAGCGCAACCCGAGTGCGATAAGCGATCCCACGGCGAGGCCGTCCAGGTGGATGAGCGTGTGGGTTGGCGTGAGATGTGCTCCGGCGAACATGCGTATCACTGGCGAGCCGATGATTACGACGGCCAGAACTGGTATTAGAAACGCCGCGCGGAAGAAGCGTGCGATGGGTGCCCACAGGATATAGAACTGTTCTTCAATGGCGAGCGACCAGGTGGGACCGACGGTGCCGGGTATCGCGATGAAGAAGAGATTCTGGATGAACAGCAAGTAGTAGGCCCAGGGCGCGCCCTTCACTTCGTGCCAGGCCCACCAGAAGCTTCCGAAAACCAAGGGGACAACGACGTAGTTGAGCAGCAGAAGCAGAAGGTACACGGGCCAGATGCGAAGTCCGCGGCGAGCGTAAAAATTGCGGAAGAAGTTCGGCTGCTGGCGCGAGTCGGCGATGATCCCGGTGATGAGGAATCCAGAGAGAACGAAGAAAAGGTTGACGCCGACCCAGCCCCACTGCGTGATCGAATCGAGATGCAGAAATCGAAGCTTGTCGTGGCAGTGATAGATGACAACGGCGGCGATGGCAAGCCCACGCAGGCCATCCAGTTCAGGAATATAGGACGGGAGCAGAGATTTGGAAGCCGCTGATGGCAGCGGAACAGCAACAGCGTCGCCCGCGCCTGTGAGGTCTCTGCGCGGGCGAATGGGGGTGTGAACCTGCTGCACTAGCGCGACACTCCCTCAACAGGAGAGCTGGCCGTGGCGTAAAGTTTTTTAGGCATGCGGCCGGCCGAGTAGCCCAAGCGTCCGGCAATGACAGCGTGCTTCATGGCGTCGGCCATGGTGACGGGATCCTTGGCACCGGCGATGCCGGTGTTCATGAGGACGGCGTCATAGCCGAGTTCCATTGCGAGCGTTGCGTCCGACGGCGTGCCGACTCCGGCATCGACCACGAGAGGCACGGTGGTAATCAGTTCGCGCAGAATGCGCAGGTTGGCGACGTTTTGTATGCCGAGGCCGCTGCCGATTGGAGCTCCGAGCGGCATGATGACAGAAGCACCGGCGTCGAGCAGGCGAAGCGCAACGACCGGATCATCGCTGGTGTAAGGCAGTACAGTGAAGCCTTCCTTCACAAGAACCTTGGTGGCTTCGATCGTGGCCGAAACGTCGGGATAAAGCGTCTTCTGGTCGCCAATGACTTCGATTTTGACCCAATCGCTCAGTCCAACTTCGCGGCCCAGGCGCGCAGCGCGGATTGCTTCATCAGCCGTATAGCAGCCAGCAGTGTTAGGCAGCAGAAAGTACTTCTTGGGATCGATGAAGTCGAGCAGTGATTCCTTGCTGCGGTCCAGATTGACGCGGCGGACGGCGACGGTGACCATCTCTGCGCCGCTGGCGGCGATGGCAGCGGCCGTTTCAGGCCCGTCCTTGTACTTGCCCGTTCCGACGATCAGGCGCGAGGAGAATGCCTTACCTGCAATTACCAATGAGTCCATAAAAGATATTGTAATCGGGTAATTTGTAATTGGGTAATTGTTGGGCGGAGCGCGTGTTCGGGTCGGAATTGCGCAAGGAGGCTACAGATGAAAGATGGAGCCGGCCTTCAGGCCTGCTCCACCCATTTCTACCTGCAAGTCTGAAGGTCCTGCTCTATCCGAATCTCTTACTGCAATCCCTGAAGCCTGCTCCACCTGATCACGAAAGTTCCCGCTATTTCCCGCCTGCCTCCTTGGGCAATGCAACGGGTTTGAACAGCAAGTCCTGATAATCGAAGCTGAAGTCGGCAATCTGCGACGTGGGGACCATCTTCATCTCGTCAATCTTGCCGTCCGGCTGCAGGTTGAAAGTGAGGAAGGCGTCAGGGATGGTAGCGTCACGGAACACGGCTTTGAAGGTGTTGAATTGCCAGTGTTCGAGGTCTGCGACCATGTCAGGCGTGTGCGTCATCCGCAGCACCAGGCGATCGTTCTCCAGTTTGAGAGTGGCCTTCCCATACCAGGGATCGTTGTAGTCCCCGGCATAGGAGGCAAGTGGGAACGAGGGGCGGGATTCCTTTACTCGCTCCTCGTTCTGCTTCTTTTCAGCTTCAGCGGCCTTGGCGAGGGTTTCCCTCCGCGAGGTCTGGAACGCGGAGATCCAGTTCGTTGCGGGCAGCTTCATGTAGTGATCGAGAATGTGGTAGATGATCGACGCGTATGAGCCGCTCTCTTCCTGGTTGGTCAACACGATAATGCCAAGGTTTTCCTCCGGCACCAGATAGACGCTGGACAACATTCCCGTGAGTGCGCCGCCGTGGGAGACGATTTTGCGTCCCTGGTAATCGCGGAGGCTCCAGCCCATGCCGTATCCGGAGAACTTGGCTTCAAGCGACTTGA includes:
- a CDS encoding phosphoglucomutase/phosphomannomutase family protein, producing MTTQIKFGTSGWRAVMAEEFTFANVRRAVTGIARYVASTKPYDGTRLIVGRDPRFLGEKFVDVAAEILEAHGVQPLVITEAAPTPAISYEVVRQKTDGAINFTASHNPPEYNGIKFSTPDGAPALPEATQRIEAEIAGLGQGVETDASPSNGKQAKREPIEVKSHYVARLRELVDLAAIKKSGLHVCFDPMWGAARGYSDEILRGAGVQVSTVHDSRDVLFGGHAPEPDDHLLTDLRAKMRETGSLIGIATDGDADRFGIVDADGTFLQPNYVIALLFDYLAESRGWKNGVAKSVATTNLVNALAEHHGVPLYETPVGFKYIGELIKEDKIAIGGEESAGLSIRHHVPEKDGVIAGLLCCEMVAKRGKSMGELLRELFAKVGSFYPLRENFRLTPEVKEKFTVKLGQEPRNFAGQKVSQVVRTDGLKLVLDDGSWVCYRLSGTEPVVRVYTEARSEGDLQKLSADAKQWVME
- a CDS encoding acyltransferase, whose amino-acid sequence is MQQVHTPIRPRRDLTGAGDAVAVPLPSAASKSLLPSYIPELDGLRGLAIAAVVIYHCHDKLRFLHLDSITQWGWVGVNLFFVLSGFLITGIIADSRQQPNFFRNFYARRGLRIWPVYLLLLLLNYVVVPLVFGSFWWAWHEVKGAPWAYYLLFIQNLFFIAIPGTVGPTWSLAIEEQFYILWAPIARFFRAAFLIPVLAVVIIGSPVIRMFAGAHLTPTHTLIHLDGLAVGSLIALGLRSARLSESTWRTIARVALALGVIGAIIMLFHGWALTDSFLAIGFGGMLLTAIAANRSPNAYGSFLKLRPLKFLGTISYGLYMTHILVFVVIGAFDARMEQYGALGNLAIVVVRLVLSISAATLLWYGFERPILALKHRFFAPKPKSTAHATPVNTLIAAPEPIAAD
- a CDS encoding thiazole synthase, whose protein sequence is MDSLVIAGKAFSSRLIVGTGKYKDGPETAAAIAASGAEMVTVAVRRVNLDRSKESLLDFIDPKKYFLLPNTAGCYTADEAIRAARLGREVGLSDWVKIEVIGDQKTLYPDVSATIEATKVLVKEGFTVLPYTSDDPVVALRLLDAGASVIMPLGAPIGSGLGIQNVANLRILRELITTVPLVVDAGVGTPSDATLAMELGYDAVLMNTGIAGAKDPVTMADAMKHAVIAGRLGYSAGRMPKKLYATASSPVEGVSR
- a CDS encoding septum formation initiator family protein, coding for MQKLQDLLKAVHGWRRRLATMAVLLLAGMLGFHVLFGANGWVVFRQKVREHESLQKEVRQVQLENERLETQIKNLKTDPNTIEKEAREQLKYARPGEVVYVMPERKEKPVTATAEKH